In the genome of Sporichthya brevicatena, one region contains:
- a CDS encoding GNAT family N-acetyltransferase, producing the protein MTIAPLDLRARAADAAAVQSVALGPVSPDRVAVYARHTVHPGFRAFGAFDTSDGEDKLVGFAYGAACRSGQWWFDQISPSLRAAGYGPWIADAYAVTELHVRPEYHGQGLGLTLLTTLLSGVGNPTALLSTYDGETRARRLYRGLGFVDLITGFRFGTSSQGYALMAAPLPLAVRQADPARSA; encoded by the coding sequence GTGACGATCGCGCCGCTGGACCTGCGGGCCCGGGCGGCGGACGCGGCGGCTGTGCAATCCGTGGCGCTCGGCCCGGTGTCGCCGGACCGCGTCGCGGTCTACGCACGGCACACCGTCCACCCCGGCTTCCGCGCGTTCGGGGCGTTCGACACCTCCGACGGCGAGGACAAGCTGGTCGGGTTCGCGTACGGCGCCGCCTGCCGCAGCGGCCAGTGGTGGTTCGACCAGATCAGCCCGTCGCTGCGGGCGGCCGGCTACGGACCGTGGATCGCCGATGCCTACGCGGTCACCGAACTGCACGTCCGGCCCGAGTACCACGGCCAGGGCCTCGGACTGACGCTGCTGACGACGCTGCTCTCCGGCGTCGGCAACCCGACCGCGCTGCTGTCGACCTACGACGGGGAGACCCGCGCCCGGCGGCTCTACCGCGGGCTCGGCTTCGTGGACCTGATCACCGGGTTCCGGTTCGGGACCTCGTCGCAGGGCTACGCGCTGATGGCGGCCCCGCTGCCGCTCGCCGTCCGACAGGCCGACCCGGCCCGTTCGGCGTAG
- a CDS encoding YbaK/EbsC family protein, whose protein sequence is MNTPPLRLSQLFLRTLREDPSDSEAANHRLLVRAGYLRRAAPGVHAWLPLGRRVLDAVEHVLRTELAAIGGQEVALPVADPDRLAGVLALLRAEISSYRDLPVTLFQIQPVVREESRPRGGLLRAREYVAHHAWSFDIDSDGLQSAYNRHRALYMRLLERVGLDYRIVAAPAGAGEHAEHFLAATETGEDVYVTCGACDYAAASAAVRAGELPIEAIRSRGPAPAPEEVDTPDTPTIESLADRLGVPTSATLKNLLLTATAPDGTREVVAVGVPGDREVDLARVEAALAPARVELFTDADFAEHPGLVRGYIGPQGLAGKAFRYLADPRIAPGTAWVTGANAPGRHVRNLVAGRDFAPERYVDLVHVRDDDPCPACGGRLRLHQGIAVARIARLGRRAGPTGVVVLGRDGRNERVAVGSYALGVTRLIGAIVEQHHDEAGICWPPAAAPADVHLVAAGRAEGVAAAAERLAAEAGAAGLRVLIDDRAAVSAGVKFADAELLGLPVIVVVGRGLAAGLVEIRDRRAGTRSEVALPAAVAAVRSIVSA, encoded by the coding sequence GTGAACACCCCGCCGCTGCGGCTCTCGCAGCTCTTCCTGCGCACCCTGCGTGAGGACCCCTCGGACTCCGAGGCCGCCAACCACCGGCTGCTCGTCCGCGCCGGGTACCTGCGCCGCGCCGCGCCCGGCGTCCACGCCTGGCTGCCGCTCGGGCGCCGGGTCCTCGACGCGGTCGAGCACGTGCTGCGCACGGAGCTGGCCGCGATCGGCGGCCAGGAGGTCGCGCTGCCGGTTGCCGACCCGGACCGGCTCGCCGGCGTTCTCGCGCTGCTGCGGGCCGAGATCTCGTCCTACCGCGACCTGCCGGTGACGCTGTTCCAGATCCAGCCCGTGGTGCGGGAGGAGTCGCGGCCGCGCGGTGGCCTGCTGCGCGCCCGGGAGTACGTCGCCCACCACGCCTGGTCGTTCGACATCGACTCCGACGGGCTGCAGTCCGCCTACAACCGCCACCGGGCGCTCTACATGCGTCTGCTCGAGCGGGTCGGGCTCGACTACCGGATCGTGGCCGCCCCCGCCGGGGCCGGGGAGCACGCGGAGCACTTCCTCGCGGCGACCGAGACCGGCGAGGACGTCTACGTCACCTGCGGCGCCTGCGACTACGCCGCGGCGTCGGCCGCGGTGCGGGCGGGGGAGTTGCCGATCGAGGCCATCCGGTCCCGGGGTCCGGCGCCCGCGCCCGAGGAGGTCGACACCCCGGACACCCCGACGATCGAGTCCCTCGCCGACCGGCTCGGCGTCCCGACGTCGGCGACGCTGAAGAACCTGCTCCTGACGGCGACGGCCCCGGACGGGACGCGCGAGGTGGTCGCGGTCGGTGTCCCGGGTGACCGGGAGGTGGACCTGGCCCGCGTCGAGGCGGCGCTGGCCCCGGCGCGGGTGGAGTTGTTCACCGACGCGGACTTCGCCGAGCACCCGGGCCTCGTCCGCGGCTACATCGGGCCGCAGGGCCTCGCCGGCAAGGCGTTCCGGTATCTCGCGGACCCGCGCATCGCGCCCGGGACGGCCTGGGTGACCGGCGCGAACGCCCCGGGGCGGCACGTGCGCAACCTCGTCGCCGGGCGCGACTTCGCCCCGGAGCGGTACGTCGACCTCGTCCACGTCCGCGACGACGACCCGTGCCCGGCCTGCGGTGGCCGGCTGCGGCTGCACCAGGGCATCGCCGTCGCGCGGATCGCCCGACTGGGCCGCCGCGCCGGACCGACCGGGGTGGTCGTGCTCGGCCGCGACGGCCGCAACGAGCGGGTGGCCGTCGGCAGCTACGCCCTCGGCGTCACCCGGTTGATCGGGGCGATCGTCGAGCAGCACCACGACGAGGCGGGGATCTGCTGGCCGCCGGCCGCGGCCCCGGCGGACGTCCACCTGGTGGCCGCGGGCCGCGCCGAGGGGGTCGCCGCCGCGGCGGAGCGGCTCGCGGCCGAGGCCGGGGCGGCCGGGCTGCGCGTCCTGATCGACGACCGGGCCGCGGTCTCGGCGGGGGTGAAGTTCGCCGACGCCGAACTGCTCGGCCTGCCGGTGATCGTCGTGGTCGGGCGCGGCCTGGCCGCGGGCCTGGTCGAGATCCGGGACCGGCGGGCCGGGACCCGCAGCGAGGTCGCGCTGCCGGCGGCCGTCGCCGCCGTGCGCTCGATCGTCAGCGCATGA